The following are encoded together in the Zygosaccharomyces rouxii strain CBS732 chromosome C complete sequence genome:
- the NOT5 gene encoding CCR4-NOT core subunit NOT5 (highly similar to uniprot|Q12514 Saccharomyces cerevisiae YPR072W NOT5 Subunit of global transcriptional regulator), translating to MSQRKLQQDIDKLLKKVKEGFMDFEEVYDKFQSTDPENTSYREKLESDLKREIKKLQKHRDQIKTWLSKEDVKDKQGVLLENRKMIENGMERFKSVEKLMKTKQFSTEALTNPDIIKDPRELKKRDQLLFVQDCLEELQKQLESHEALEEQEKIERHEFHIHNLENILKLLQNNELEPDVVQEYQDDVKYYVENNDDPDFIEYDTIYEDMGCEIKPNQENTNSKDVTSSSPPPDSSNAKESSNAATIATTAAAAGAASIPSSGVSSSINGTPHGSKTLKKQEKSPKKKTQTGTGTAVSTTGTPSRVASASLAQASPTPETVTLAQTNSNTKPESSNNSNTNTNLVTNKKKEIAQPPLELQPPKDRSREIEDQIRRDLGEQDAFKNELFSGELKYWLRSKRPLMQPYEEMPEKMLSQLESSLLNCPDSLDADSPHFYRKPLSLPHPTSIFFPNEPIRFVCPADVSPPPPTQTTTTSVIQHQQQQRQHSSSQEQIDNGADEKDEAEDIYSRTSLARILRKFDLDTLFFIFYHYQGTYEQFLAARELAKNRKWKFNKVDRCWYYKEVEKLPPGMAQSEEESWRYFDYQRSWLARRCNSDFIQNEENFEKIL from the coding sequence ATGTCGCAGAGGAAATTGCAACAAGATATCGATAAACTGCTGAAGAAAGTTAAGGAAGGTTTTATGGACTTTGAAGAAGTCTACGATAAATTCCAATCCACAGATCCTGAAAATACTTCGTATAGGGAAAAACTGGAATCTGACTTGAAAAGGgagatcaagaaattgcagaagCATAGAGATCAAATTAAGACGTGGCTCAGTAAAGAAGACGTAAAAGATAAGCAAGGTGTTCTATTAGAGAATCGTAAAATGATTGAAAATGGGATGGAAAGGTTTAAATCTGTTGAAAAACTGATGAAAACGAAACAATTTTCCACTGAAGCGTTGACTAACCCTGATATCATCAAGGATCCTCgtgaattgaagaaaagagatcAATTACTATTTGTTCAAGATTGTTTAGAGGAGTTACAAAAGCAATTAGAAAGTCATGAAGCTCTagaggaacaagaaaaaattgaaagacaTGAATTTCATATTCATAATCTGgaaaacattttgaaattacttcaaaataatgaattggaaCCAGATGTTGTACAAGAATATCAAGATGATGTCAAATACTATGTGGAAAATAACGATGATCCAGATTTTATCGAGTATGACACCATATATGAAGATATGGGGTGTGAAATTAAACCTAATCAAGAGAATACGAACAGCAAGGATGTGACGTCAAGTTCTCCACCTCcagattcttcaaatgcGAAGGAATCCTCTAATGCTGCCACTATCGCCACAACAGCGGCAGCAGCAGGAGCTGCTTCTATTCCTAGCAGTGGTGTCTCTTCCTCCATTAATGGAACCCCTCATGGATCcaaaactttgaagaaacaagaaaaatcaccaaagaagaaaacgCAAACTGGAACAGGAACAGCTGTATCTACTACGGGAACACCAAGTCGTGTAGCATCTGCATCATTGGCCCAAGCCTCACCTACACCGGAAACCGTGACGCTAGCTCAGACGAATTCGAATACAAAGCCAGAGTCAAGTAATAACAGCAATACAAACACAAATCTAGTGAcaaataagaagaaagagataGCGCAACCACCACTGGAATTGCAGCCGCCAAAGGATAGATCAAGGGAAATCGAAGATCAAATACGCCGTGATTTAGGTGAGCAAGATGCGTTTAAAAACGAATTGTTTAGTGGAGAGTTGAAATATTGGTTACGATCCAAAAGGCCACTTATGCAACCATATGAGGAAATGCCAGAGAAGATGCTATCACAATTAGAATCGTCACTATTAAATTGTCCTGATTCATTAGATGCGGACTCTCCACATTTTTACAGAAAACCGTTATCATTACCGCATCCAACTTCAATATTTTTCCCCAATGAACCAATAAGATTTGTATGCCCAGCTGATGTTTCTCCACCGCCACCAACGCAAACAACGACGACAAGTGTTATAcaacaccaacaacaacagcgaCAACACAGTTCAtcacaagaacaaattgataatGGTGCCGATGAGAAAGATGAAGCCGAAGATATCTATTCTCGAACATCGTTAGCACGCATACTAAGGAAATTTGATCTAGATactttgttcttcatcttttatcattatcaagGTACTTATGAACAATTTTTAGCCGCACGTGAACTAGCGAAGAATAGGAAATGGAAGTTTAACAAAGTGGACCGTTGTTGGTATTATAAAGAGGTAGAAAAATTACCACCTGGAATGGCAcaaagtgaagaagaatcatGGAGATATTTTGATTACCAAAGAAGTTGGTTAGCAAGACGTTGTAATAGCgattttatccaaaatgAGGAAAACTTCgaaaaaatcttgtaa
- the LTP1 gene encoding tyrosine protein phosphatase LTP1 (highly similar to uniprot|P40347 Saccharomyces cerevisiae YPR073C LTP1 phosphatase) — protein sequence MTQGEKISVAFVCLGNICRSPMAEAVFRHTVKSKGLEDRFSKIDSFGTGGWHTGETPDRRSVSTCRSHGVPVDHRAKQIKPAHFNEFDYILCMDDMNLRNLRRMQPKESKARVELFGNWNKSNGKFETIVDDPYYGGVDGFEHNFRQITHFSESFLDSEL from the coding sequence ATGACTCAGGGTGAAAAGATCTCAGTGGCATTCGTATGCCTTGGTAACATTTGTCGCTCACCAATGGCTGAAGCAGTTTTCCGCCATACTGTGAAGAGTAAAGGTTTGGAGGATAGATTTAGTAAGATCGATTCATTTGGTACTGGTGGTTGGCACACTGGGGAGACACCAGATCGCAGATCCGTCTCTACCTGTCGTTCTCATGGAGTCCCAGTTGATCATAGGGCAAAGCAAATAAAACCAGCACAtttcaatgaatttgattatATCCTCTGTATGGATGACATGAATTTACGCAATCTACGTCGTATGCAGCCAAAGGAATCAAAAGCTAGAGTAGAATTGTTTGGTAATTGGAATAAAagtaatggtaaatttgaaaCTATTGTTGATGATCCTTATTACGGTGGTGTTGATGGATTTGAACATAATTTCCGTCAAATCACACATTTTAGTGAATCATTCTTAGATAGTGAATTGTAA
- a CDS encoding transketolase family protein (similar to uniprot|P23254 Saccharomyces cerevisiae TKL1 and to YBR117C uniprot|P33315 Saccharomyces cerevisiae TKL2 Transketolase), which yields MVAPHEFSKIDDLAIRTLKLLAVDQPCNSNSGHPGAPLALAPAAHALLKATNINPKNPDWINRDRFVLSNGHACALLYALLHLVGNDYFRIEDLKQFRKLNSRTPGHPEFHLSGVEVTTGPLGQGIANAVGMAIAQKNFAATYNKPGFTISDNHTFVFAGDGCLQEGISSEASSLAGHLQLGNLIMVYDNNSITIDGSTNLSFTEDTKKRYKAYGWEVIDLDGDSESPELLLGAIEQAKKTTDKPTMIRLTTIIGHGSLNQGTHGVHGAPLKADDLAQLKEKLGFDPKQSFVVPQEVYDFYRKTVAEPGIEANEKWDKLFAEYQKKYPEEGKALVRRLSGELPADWDKTLPAFTPKDKAVATRKLSEGVIEQVYNALPELIGGSADLTPSNLTRWVEAEDFQPPSSGLGSYKGRYIRYGVREHGMAAILNGISAWGANYKPYGGTFLNFVSYASGAVRLSALSGHPVIYVATHDSIGVGEDGPTHQPIETLAHFRALPNMHVWRPADGNEVSGAYKNAIESKHTPAILALSRQNLPQLEGSCRVKTQKGAYVLQDVEKPDVVLIATGSEVSLIVESAKVLAAKGIKARIVSAPCLDLFDEQSEEYRVSVLPDGVPIMSVEVASTVGWERYAHQSFGINRFGVSAPCPDAYKYFDFVPEGVASRAEKTVAFYKGKTLYTPVRRAFESPSIEF from the coding sequence ATGGTAGCTCCTCACGAATTCAGCAAGATCGACGATTTGGCCATCAGGACCTTGAAATTGTTGGCTGTTGATCAGCCATGTAATTCAAACTCTGGTCACCCAGGTGCCCCATTGGCTTTGGCACCAGCAGCACATGCATTGTTGAAGGCCACTAACATCAACCCAAAGAACCCAGACTGGATCAACAGGGACAGATTCGTTTTGTCTAACGGTCACGCCTGTGCTCTGCTATATGCCCTTCTACATCTAGTGGGCAACGATTACTTcagaattgaagatttgaagcaATTCAGAAAGTTGAACTCCAGAACACCAGGTCACCCAGAATTCCATTTGTCCGGTGTTGAGGTCACCACTGGTCCATTGGGTCAAGGTATTGCTAATGCCGTTGGTATGGCCATTGCACAAAAGAACTTTGCTGCTACTTACAACAAGCCAGGTTTCACCATTTCTGATAACCACACTTTCGTCTTTGCTGGTGACGGTTGTCTACAAGAAGGTATTTCTTCTGAAGCCTCCTCCTTGGCCGGTCACTTGCAATTGGGTAATTTGATCATGGTTTATGACAACAACAGCATCACCATTGATGGTTCTACCAACTTGTCCTTCACTGAGGACACTAAGAAGAGATACAAGGCTTACGGTTGGGAAGTCATCGATTTGGATGGCGACTCCGAAAGTCCAGAACTTCTATTAGGCGCCATTGAGCAAGCAAAGAAAACCACCGATAAGCCAACTATGATTAGATTGACTACCATTATCGGTCATGGTTCTTTGAACCAAGGTACTCACGGTGTCCACGGTGCTCCTTTGAAGGCAGACGATTTGGCTCAATTGAAGGAGAAGTTGGGCTTTGACCCTAAGCAATCTTTTGTTGTTCCTCAAGAGGTTTACGACTTCTACAGAAAGACCGTTGCTGAACCAGGTATTGAAGCTAACGAGAAATGGGACAAATTGTTTGCTGAATACCAAAAGAAATACCCTGAAGAAGGTAAGGCTCTAGTTAGAAGATTGAGCGGTGAATTGCCAGCTGACTGGGATAAGACCTTGCCAGCTTTCACTCCAAAGGACAAGGCTGTTGCAACCAGAAAGTTGTCTGAAGGTGTCATTGAGCAAGTTTACAACGCTTTGCCAGAATTGATCGGTGGTTCTGCAGATTTGACTCCATCTAACTTGACCAGATGGGTTGAAGCTGAAGATTTCCAACCACCATCTTCCGGTTTGGGTTCCTACAAGGGTAGATACATCAGATACGGTGTCAGAGAACACGGTATGGCTGCTATCCTAAACGGTATCTCTGCTTGGGGTGCTAACTACAAGCCATACGGTGGTACTTTCTTAAACTTTGTATCTTACGCTTCCGGTGCCGTTAGATTGTCTGCATTGTCTGGTCACCCAGTTATCTATGTGGCAACTCACGATTCTAttggtgttggtgaagatggtCCAACTCACCAACCTATTGAAACTTTGGCTCACTTCAGAGCTTTGCCAAACATGCACGTCTGGAGACCTGCTGATGGTAACGAAGTTTCTGGTGCCTACAAGAACGCCATTGAATCCAAGCACACTCCAGCCATTTTGGCTTTGTCCAGACAAAACTTGCCACAATTGGAAGGTTCTTGCCGTGTCAAGACTCAAAAGGGTGCTTACGTCCTACAAGATGTTGAGAAGCCTGACGTTGTTTTGATCGCCACTGGTTCCGAAGTTTCTTTGATTGTGGAATCTGCTAAGGTGTTAGCCGCTAAGGGTATCAAGGCTCGTATCGTCTCTGCTCCATGTTTGGACCTATTCGACGAACAATCAGAAGAATACAGAGTTTCCGTTTTGCCAGACGGTGTTCCAATCATGTCTGTTGAAGTTGCTTCTACAGTTGGCTGGGAAAGATACGCTCACCAATCCTTCGGTATCAACAGATTCGGTGTTTCCGCTCCATGTCCTGATGCCTACAAATACTTCGACTTCGTCCCAGAGGGTGTTGCTTCTAGAGCTGAAAAGACTGTTGCCTTCTACAAGGGTAAGACTCTTTACACCCCAGTTAGAAGAGCATTTGAAAGCCCTTCCATTGAATTTTAA